From the Rhodanobacter soli genome, one window contains:
- a CDS encoding DUF4197 domain-containing protein codes for MRIAVRYGLLSLALTVAALPLTAAGSGQFKDLLNKVKQSTHASNASQLGSNLPNSDIAAGLKEALAKGTTNAINSLGRDGGFWNNSKVRIPLPGKLEQAGKLARQLGQGAKVDAFELSMNRAAEKAVPQVAEIFGDAIRKMTLDDARGILAGGDHAATDFFRRVAGDALTARIHPIVAKATDSVGVTQKYKSFTAGGMGGELGSALGAFGGKSGKSNKGASPLDLDDYVTSKTLDGLFTTIGEQEQSIRHNPGARTTDLLKKVFGGR; via the coding sequence ATGCGCATCGCAGTTCGCTACGGTTTGCTGAGCCTTGCCCTCACGGTTGCCGCGCTGCCGCTGACCGCCGCCGGCTCGGGCCAGTTCAAGGATCTGCTGAACAAGGTCAAGCAGTCGACGCATGCGTCCAATGCCTCGCAGCTCGGCAGCAACCTGCCGAACAGCGACATCGCCGCCGGGCTCAAGGAGGCGCTGGCCAAGGGCACCACCAACGCGATCAACAGCCTGGGCCGCGACGGCGGCTTCTGGAACAACAGCAAGGTGCGCATTCCGCTGCCGGGCAAGCTCGAGCAGGCGGGCAAGCTGGCGCGCCAGCTCGGCCAGGGCGCCAAGGTCGACGCGTTCGAGCTGAGCATGAACCGAGCCGCCGAGAAGGCGGTGCCGCAGGTGGCCGAGATCTTCGGCGACGCGATCCGCAAGATGACCCTGGACGACGCACGCGGCATCCTTGCCGGCGGCGACCATGCGGCCACCGACTTCTTCCGTCGCGTCGCTGGCGATGCATTGACTGCGCGTATCCACCCGATCGTGGCCAAGGCCACCGACAGCGTCGGCGTCACCCAGAAGTACAAGTCGTTCACCGCCGGTGGCATGGGCGGCGAACTGGGCAGCGCGCTGGGCGCATTCGGCGGCAAGTCGGGCAAGTCGAACAAGGGCGCCAGTCCGCTGGACCTGGACGACTACGTGACGTCGAAGACCCTGGATGGCCTGTTCACCACCATCGGCGAGCAGGAGCAGTCGATCCGCCACAACCCGGGCGCCCGCACCACCGACCTACTGAAGAAGGTGTTCGGCGGTCGTTGA
- a CDS encoding DUF427 domain-containing protein has protein sequence MRAMWNDTVLAESDDTVVVEGNHYFPADSLRREHFRDSDHHSVCPWKGTASYYDLVVGDAINPQAAWYYPQPNDAAAQIKDRVAFWHGVEVVG, from the coding sequence ATGCGCGCGATGTGGAATGACACCGTCCTCGCAGAGAGCGACGATACGGTGGTGGTCGAGGGGAATCACTATTTTCCTGCCGACTCGCTCCGACGCGAGCATTTCCGCGACAGCGATCATCACAGTGTGTGTCCGTGGAAGGGTACGGCGAGTTACTACGACCTGGTTGTCGGCGACGCGATCAATCCGCAAGCTGCCTGGTATTACCCGCAACCGAACGATGCCGCCGCGCAGATCAAGGATCGAGTGGCGTTCTGGCACGGTGTTGAGGTGGTGGGCTGA
- the def gene encoding peptide deformylase gives MIREILKMGDPRLLRIAPLVPTAMLGSAELDALIADMFETMQAADGVGLAAPQIGVDLQLVIFGFEHSERYPDAPEVPRTILLNPVITPLSQDMEEGWEGCLSVPGLRGAVNRYTLIRYEGVDPGGARIERTAEGFHARVVQHECDHLIGRLYPSRITDFSKFGYTDVLFPGQDRGDD, from the coding sequence ATGATCCGTGAAATCCTCAAGATGGGCGATCCGCGCCTGCTGCGCATCGCGCCGCTGGTGCCCACCGCGATGCTGGGCAGCGCGGAACTCGATGCGCTGATCGCCGACATGTTCGAGACCATGCAGGCTGCCGATGGGGTCGGCCTGGCCGCCCCGCAGATCGGCGTCGACCTGCAGCTGGTGATCTTCGGCTTCGAGCACTCCGAGCGCTATCCCGACGCTCCCGAAGTGCCGCGCACGATCCTGCTCAACCCGGTGATCACGCCGCTGTCGCAGGACATGGAGGAAGGCTGGGAAGGCTGCCTGTCCGTGCCCGGCCTGCGCGGCGCGGTGAACCGCTACACGCTGATCCGCTACGAAGGCGTCGATCCCGGCGGCGCCCGCATCGAACGCACCGCCGAAGGCTTCCATGCCCGCGTGGTGCAACACGAGTGCGACCACCTGATCGGCCGGCTGTATCCCTCGCGCATCACCGACTTCAGCAAGTTCGGCTATACCGACGTGCTGTTTCCGGGCCAGGACAGGGGAGACGACTGA